The following are from one region of the Brienomyrus brachyistius isolate T26 chromosome 4, BBRACH_0.4, whole genome shotgun sequence genome:
- the itprid1 gene encoding protein ITPRID1 isoform X1: MTARHSKRANLVASKLQWSRICDHLEPSSRTGESQQDSIRQWLISGYQGDNQINLSVDPTESLRRHGSTEDDLVLGVEASLYRKQTPHRTAEQRHEPLHLSPSLLRGNSITSTVSALSGCRSVMDVLKLWHDDPEEFLLDLGFGSDEPDITVKIPARFINHPSQARGINIQVFLEAQKNRIDIENPDLSNRFRQLEVLHQVATAFSSLVGSPPGNQPPAQQPVAGQRHVNQPEASERRKRLAMLLRRASRKNLTQSTTDHIPHQDSSLEPRLESCPEPRPALKRSRQLLLPSEGSALSPLAEEQGTSSDPSQPKLSPTPSIQEAPLRIRLGRDAVSTPSTVLTRKRSPEDGREPESFELEEIQSFDDTSVAGNVTGHSNGTELGVVRTNSCQSDSSGFLEEPVIPPRSQQGAAAPDLMKTLRANAGDDTKIQGMQEGCQDASYRVPPVRANLEGDHSTEGLETSPGPRASWVDGTAKIELSREEEEHEKKAPTLMVNYTITSSYNEGNMGCVLEEGGMVISSEDSCRGEESNTGESMATLLMDSADSDELTYVSSVEDIPNLDQEVEPLGLQSFIEYTGSKEPSSGEVRGLLEAPPASSLPRLWHEQSNPTLVEDAGCGGGRPFCWVSVQMPSSLSSVSQTINGRATPPTPTPDSVLGRTWSDHELAPDFSLDSPSEHALDLPSDFPSPRPQHGTQRSEGGFCTRSTSLDTGLAYEEDDEEEEMSSGHWKVESGACCCRCHHRCSCCPPQALHRHCSHQHPDNSTLKMQRTSSMSSTFPVSEDTHTHTQYSMHELDEMMRSSRTFRLVLADIERRLGEEQASLRGDLMEEDREDIKVIQELRSAVRKEAVELEVQLADLAHHYDQGFRTKMHRLLDEQSYLCAQLRLRPPEVLLWNPATMPSPTPSTSPNPRLNSAPSIRTRTVATQCSLLPWPPLGGASTQEGIQVPQNTIDTPQSGSDQILGGKQNKLDFVTFLQSLKEPLRRSVTRDTLK; encoded by the exons CCTCGTTGTACCGTAAACAGACACCCCACAGGACTGCTGAGCAGCGTCACGA GCCTTTACACTTGAGTCCCTCCCTCCTCCGGGGAAACAGCATCACATCTACAGTCTCTGCCCTCTCTGGATGTCGCAG CGTCATGGACGTGCTGAAGCTCTGGCATGACGATCCCGAGGAGTTTCTCCTGGACCTGGGCTTCGGCTCTGACGAGCCCGACATCACCGTCAAGATCCCAGCCCGATTCATTAACCACCCATCCCAGGCCCGGGGGATTAACATCCAGGTGTTCCTGGAGGCCCAGAAGAACCGAATCGATATTGAGAACCCTGACCTCAGCA ACCGCttcaggcagctggaggtgttgCACCAAGTGGCCACGGCCTTCTCTTCTCTGGTCGGCAGCCCTCCTGGCAACCAGCCTCCAGCCCAGCAACCGGTCGCCGGGCAAAGACATGTCAACCAACCCGAGGCCAGCGAAAGGAGAAAGAGGCTCGCCATGCTGCTCCGCCGGGCTTCCCGGAAGAACTTAACCCAGTCCACCACAGACCACATTCCACACCAGGATTCCAGTCTGGAACCTCGCCTTGAGTCCTGCCCCGAGCCCCGGCCAGCCCTCAAACGCTCACGACAGCTCCTTCTACCCTCCGAGGGCAGTGCACTTTCCCCCCTGGCTGAGGAGCAGGGGACTTCGTCAGACCCTTCTCAGCCCAAGCTGAGCCCCACTCCGTCGATCCAGGAGGCCCCCCTGAGGATCAGGTTGGGCAGAGATGCCGTCTCTACACCCTCCACTGTCCTAACCAGGAAGAGGAGTCCCGAGGATGGCCGGGAACCTGAGTCCTTTGAGCTGGAAGAG ATACAGAGCTTTGACGACACCAGTGTAGCAGGGAACGTCACAGGCCATTCAAACGGCACAG AACTGGGCGTAGTGAGGACAAACAGCTGCCAATCTGACAGCAGCGGATTCCTGGAGGAGCCCGTCATACCTCCCCGatcccagcagggggcggcagcaCCCGATCTTATGAAG ACCCTGCGGGCAAATGCAGGGGATGACACGAAGATCCAAGGCATGCAGGAAGGCTGCCAGGACGCCTCGTATCGAGTTCCCCCAGTGAGGGCTAACTTGGAAGGTGACCATTCCACTGAGGGCTTGGAGACATCTCCAGGTCCTAGGGCATCCTGGGTTGATGGCACTGCCAAGATAGAACTGAGccgagaggaggaggagcatgAGAAGAAGGCTCCCACCTTGATGGTCAATTACACCATCACATCGTCTTACAATGAGGGGAATATGGGCTGTGTCTTGGAAGAAGGGGGTATGGTCATCTCTAGTGAGGACAGCTGCAGGGGGGAGGAGTCGAACACTGGAGAAAGCATGGCCACTCTACTAATGGATAGTGCTGACAGTGATGAGTTAACATATGTGTCCTCTGTGGAAGACATACCCAACTTGGATCAGGAGGTGGAGCCTCTAGGGCTCCAGAGCTTTATTGAGTACACGGGGAGCAAGGAGCCAAGCTCTGGGGAAGTTCGAGGACTGCTAGAAGCTCCCCCAGCCAGCAGCCTGCCCAGACTATGGCATGAGCAAAGCAACCCCACTCTCGTGGAGGATGCAGGGTGTGGAGGGGGCAGGCCattctgctgggtctcggtgcagATGCCCTCCAGTCTAAGCTCCGTGTCCCAGACCATCAATGGCAGGGCAACGCCCCCCACCCCGACACCCGACTCGGTGCTTGGGAGGACATGGAGTGACCATGAGCTTGCCCCGGACTTTTCCCTGGACTCCCCATCGGAGCACGCCCTGGATCTCCCGTCCGACTTCCCTTCTCCACGGCCACAGCATGGCACCCAGAGAAGCGAAGGGGGCTTCTGCACCCGGTCAACATCCCTGGACACAGGGCTGGCGTATGAAGAAGATGACGAGGAGGAAGAGATGTCATCTGGGCACTGGAAGGTGGAATCAGGAGCCTGCTGCTGCCGCTGCCACCACCGCTGCAGCTGCTGCCCCCCACAGGCACTACaccgtcactgcagccatcaACACCCGGACAACTCAACCCTGAAGATGCAGCGaacctccagcatgtcctccACATTTCCTGTAAGTgaagacacacacacccacacacag TACTCCATGCACGAGCTGGACGAGATGATGCGAAGCTCACGCACCTTCCGCCTTGTGTTGGCGGACATCGAGCGGCGGCTGGGCGAGGAGCAGGCCTCATTGCGCGGCGACCTCATGGAGGAGGACAG GGAAGACATCAAGGTCATCCAAGAGCTGAGGTCAGCCGTCAGGAAGGAGGCGGTGGAGCTTGAGGTTCAGTTGGCTGACCTGGCCCACCACTACGACCAGGGCTTCAGAACG AAGATGCACAGGCTCCTGGATGAGCAGTCGTACCTATGTGCCCAGCTGAGGCTCCGCCCCCCTGAAGTTCTCCTCTGGAACCCCGCCACCATGCCTAGCCCGACCCCCAGTACGAGCCCCAACCCCAGACTGAACTCTGCTCCCAGCATCAGGACCAGGACGGTGGCCACGCAGTGCTCTCTGCTTCCCTGGCCTCCTCTAGGGGGTGCGTCCACCCAGGAAGGCATCCAGGTCCCGCAGAACACCATCGACACTCCCCAGTCCGGATCGGACCAGATCTTAGGAGGGAAGCAGAACAAACTGGATTTTGTCACGTTTCTCCAAAGT CTAAAAGAACCACTCAGACGCTCAGTCACTAGGGACACTCTGAAATGA
- the itprid1 gene encoding protein ITPRID1 isoform X2: MTARHSKRANLVASKLQWSRICDHLEPSSRTGESQQDSIRQWLISGYQGDNQINLSVDPTESLRRHGSTEDDLVLGVEASLYRKQTPHRTAEQRHEPLHLSPSLLRGNSITSTVSALSGCRSVMDVLKLWHDDPEEFLLDLGFGSDEPDITVKIPARFINHPSQARGINIQVFLEAQKNRIDIENPDLSNRFRQLEVLHQVATAFSSLVGSPPGNQPPAQQPVAGQRHVNQPEASERRKRLAMLLRRASRKNLTQSTTDHIPHQDSSLEPRLESCPEPRPALKRSRQLLLPSEGSALSPLAEEQGTSSDPSQPKLSPTPSIQEAPLRIRLGRDAVSTPSTVLTRKRSPEDGREPESFELEEIQSFDDTSVAGNVTGHSNGTELGVVRTNSCQSDSSGFLEEPVIPPRSQQGAAAPDLMKTLRANAGDDTKIQGMQEGCQDASYRVPPVRANLEGDHSTEGLETSPGPRASWVDGTAKIELSREEEEHEKKAPTLMVNYTITSSYNEGNMGCVLEEGGMVISSEDSCRGEESNTGESMATLLMDSADSDELTYVSSVEDIPNLDQEVEPLGLQSFIEYTGSKEPSSGEVRGLLEAPPASSLPRLWHEQSNPTLVEDAGCGGGRPFCWVSVQMPSSLSSVSQTINGRATPPTPTPDSVLGRTWSDHELAPDFSLDSPSEHALDLPSDFPSPRPQHGTQRSEGGFCTRSTSLDTGLAYEEDDEEEEMSSGHWKVESGACCCRCHHRCSCCPPQALHRHCSHQHPDNSTLKMQRTSSMSSTFPYSMHELDEMMRSSRTFRLVLADIERRLGEEQASLRGDLMEEDREDIKVIQELRSAVRKEAVELEVQLADLAHHYDQGFRTKMHRLLDEQSYLCAQLRLRPPEVLLWNPATMPSPTPSTSPNPRLNSAPSIRTRTVATQCSLLPWPPLGGASTQEGIQVPQNTIDTPQSGSDQILGGKQNKLDFVTFLQSLKEPLRRSVTRDTLK; the protein is encoded by the exons CCTCGTTGTACCGTAAACAGACACCCCACAGGACTGCTGAGCAGCGTCACGA GCCTTTACACTTGAGTCCCTCCCTCCTCCGGGGAAACAGCATCACATCTACAGTCTCTGCCCTCTCTGGATGTCGCAG CGTCATGGACGTGCTGAAGCTCTGGCATGACGATCCCGAGGAGTTTCTCCTGGACCTGGGCTTCGGCTCTGACGAGCCCGACATCACCGTCAAGATCCCAGCCCGATTCATTAACCACCCATCCCAGGCCCGGGGGATTAACATCCAGGTGTTCCTGGAGGCCCAGAAGAACCGAATCGATATTGAGAACCCTGACCTCAGCA ACCGCttcaggcagctggaggtgttgCACCAAGTGGCCACGGCCTTCTCTTCTCTGGTCGGCAGCCCTCCTGGCAACCAGCCTCCAGCCCAGCAACCGGTCGCCGGGCAAAGACATGTCAACCAACCCGAGGCCAGCGAAAGGAGAAAGAGGCTCGCCATGCTGCTCCGCCGGGCTTCCCGGAAGAACTTAACCCAGTCCACCACAGACCACATTCCACACCAGGATTCCAGTCTGGAACCTCGCCTTGAGTCCTGCCCCGAGCCCCGGCCAGCCCTCAAACGCTCACGACAGCTCCTTCTACCCTCCGAGGGCAGTGCACTTTCCCCCCTGGCTGAGGAGCAGGGGACTTCGTCAGACCCTTCTCAGCCCAAGCTGAGCCCCACTCCGTCGATCCAGGAGGCCCCCCTGAGGATCAGGTTGGGCAGAGATGCCGTCTCTACACCCTCCACTGTCCTAACCAGGAAGAGGAGTCCCGAGGATGGCCGGGAACCTGAGTCCTTTGAGCTGGAAGAG ATACAGAGCTTTGACGACACCAGTGTAGCAGGGAACGTCACAGGCCATTCAAACGGCACAG AACTGGGCGTAGTGAGGACAAACAGCTGCCAATCTGACAGCAGCGGATTCCTGGAGGAGCCCGTCATACCTCCCCGatcccagcagggggcggcagcaCCCGATCTTATGAAG ACCCTGCGGGCAAATGCAGGGGATGACACGAAGATCCAAGGCATGCAGGAAGGCTGCCAGGACGCCTCGTATCGAGTTCCCCCAGTGAGGGCTAACTTGGAAGGTGACCATTCCACTGAGGGCTTGGAGACATCTCCAGGTCCTAGGGCATCCTGGGTTGATGGCACTGCCAAGATAGAACTGAGccgagaggaggaggagcatgAGAAGAAGGCTCCCACCTTGATGGTCAATTACACCATCACATCGTCTTACAATGAGGGGAATATGGGCTGTGTCTTGGAAGAAGGGGGTATGGTCATCTCTAGTGAGGACAGCTGCAGGGGGGAGGAGTCGAACACTGGAGAAAGCATGGCCACTCTACTAATGGATAGTGCTGACAGTGATGAGTTAACATATGTGTCCTCTGTGGAAGACATACCCAACTTGGATCAGGAGGTGGAGCCTCTAGGGCTCCAGAGCTTTATTGAGTACACGGGGAGCAAGGAGCCAAGCTCTGGGGAAGTTCGAGGACTGCTAGAAGCTCCCCCAGCCAGCAGCCTGCCCAGACTATGGCATGAGCAAAGCAACCCCACTCTCGTGGAGGATGCAGGGTGTGGAGGGGGCAGGCCattctgctgggtctcggtgcagATGCCCTCCAGTCTAAGCTCCGTGTCCCAGACCATCAATGGCAGGGCAACGCCCCCCACCCCGACACCCGACTCGGTGCTTGGGAGGACATGGAGTGACCATGAGCTTGCCCCGGACTTTTCCCTGGACTCCCCATCGGAGCACGCCCTGGATCTCCCGTCCGACTTCCCTTCTCCACGGCCACAGCATGGCACCCAGAGAAGCGAAGGGGGCTTCTGCACCCGGTCAACATCCCTGGACACAGGGCTGGCGTATGAAGAAGATGACGAGGAGGAAGAGATGTCATCTGGGCACTGGAAGGTGGAATCAGGAGCCTGCTGCTGCCGCTGCCACCACCGCTGCAGCTGCTGCCCCCCACAGGCACTACaccgtcactgcagccatcaACACCCGGACAACTCAACCCTGAAGATGCAGCGaacctccagcatgtcctccACATTTCCT TACTCCATGCACGAGCTGGACGAGATGATGCGAAGCTCACGCACCTTCCGCCTTGTGTTGGCGGACATCGAGCGGCGGCTGGGCGAGGAGCAGGCCTCATTGCGCGGCGACCTCATGGAGGAGGACAG GGAAGACATCAAGGTCATCCAAGAGCTGAGGTCAGCCGTCAGGAAGGAGGCGGTGGAGCTTGAGGTTCAGTTGGCTGACCTGGCCCACCACTACGACCAGGGCTTCAGAACG AAGATGCACAGGCTCCTGGATGAGCAGTCGTACCTATGTGCCCAGCTGAGGCTCCGCCCCCCTGAAGTTCTCCTCTGGAACCCCGCCACCATGCCTAGCCCGACCCCCAGTACGAGCCCCAACCCCAGACTGAACTCTGCTCCCAGCATCAGGACCAGGACGGTGGCCACGCAGTGCTCTCTGCTTCCCTGGCCTCCTCTAGGGGGTGCGTCCACCCAGGAAGGCATCCAGGTCCCGCAGAACACCATCGACACTCCCCAGTCCGGATCGGACCAGATCTTAGGAGGGAAGCAGAACAAACTGGATTTTGTCACGTTTCTCCAAAGT CTAAAAGAACCACTCAGACGCTCAGTCACTAGGGACACTCTGAAATGA